A region of Drosophila mauritiana strain mau12 chromosome 3L, ASM438214v1, whole genome shotgun sequence DNA encodes the following proteins:
- the LOC117141025 gene encoding ribose-phosphate pyrophosphokinase 2 isoform X1, translated as MPDKKCTENEQNDCVMPVRSANPIRARSLIRDNLEKQAGCLNLIHSRMPNIKVFSGTSHPDLAQRIVDRLGIDLGKVVTKKFSNLETCVEIGESVRGEDVYIVQSGSGEINDNLMELLIMINACKIASASRVTAVIPCFPYARQDKKDKLAGSEDNAESKKLAKKNYDWKFRSRAPISAKLVANMLSVAGADHIITMDLHASQIQGFFDIPVDNLYAEPAVLKWIKENIPEWKNSIIVSPDAGGAKRVTSIADRLNVEFALIHKERKKANEVASMVLVGDVKDKIAILVDDMADTCGTIVHAADRLVEAGATKVYAILTHGIFSGPAISRINNACFEAVVVTNTIPQDGHMRDCPKIQCIDVSMMFAEAVRRTHNGESVSYLFSNVPY; from the exons ATTGTGTGATGCCAGTTCGCTCTGCTAATCCGATACGCGCTAGAAGTTTGATCCGAGACAATTTGGAGAAACAGGCTGGTTGTCTAAATTTAATCCACTCCAGAATGCCGAACATCAAAGTGTTTTCGGGCACCTCGCATCCGGATTTGGCCCAGCGGATCGTCGATCGCCTGGGAATCGATCTCGGCAAGGTGGTTACGAAGAAGTTCAGCAACTTGGAGACCTG TGTGGAAATTGGGGAATCGGTGCGCGGCGAGGATGTGTACATCGTGCAGTCGGGATCCGGCGAGATCAACGATAACTTGATGGAGCTGCTGATCATGATCAATGCGTGCAAAATCGCCTCAGCCTCGCGTGTTACAGCTGTGATTCCTTGCTTTCCATATGCCCGCCAAGACAAAAAAGACAAG TTGGCAGGCAGTGAGGATAATGCGGAAAGCAAGAAACTAGCCAAGAAAAACTACGATTGGAAATTTAGG AGTCGTGCGCCCATCTCGGCCAAATTGGTGGCCAACATGCTGTCCGTTGCTGGAGCGGATCACATCATCACCATGGATCTGCACGCCTCACAGATTCAG GGCTTCTTTGATATACCAGTTGATAATCTCTATGCCGAGCCGGCGGTACTCAAGTGGATCAAGGAGAACATTCCCGAGTGGAAGAACTCGATCATTGTGTCGCCCGATGCTGGCGGTGCCAAGCG TGTCACCTCAATTGCCGATCGCCTGAATGTGGAGTTCGCTCTGATACACAAGGAGCGCAAGAAGGCCAACGAAGTGGCCTCCATGGTACTGGTGGGTGATGTCAAGGACAAGATTGCCATTCTGGTCGACGACATGGCCGACACATGCGGCACCATTGTTCATGCCGCCGATCGCCTGGTGGAGGCGGGAGCCACCAAG GTATATGCCATTCTGACGCATGGCATTTTCTCGGGTCCGGCGATCTCGCGGATCAACAATGCCTGTTTCGAGGCGGTGGTGGTGACCAACACCATACCGCAGGATGGACACATGCGGGACTGTCCCAAAATCCAG tgCATTGATGTCTCGATGATGTTCGCCGAGGCGGTCAGACGGACACACAACGGCGAGAGTGTCTCGTATCTCTTCTCAAATGTTCCATActaa
- the LOC117141025 gene encoding ribose-phosphate pyrophosphokinase 2 isoform X2, with the protein MPVRSANPIRARSLIRDNLEKQAGCLNLIHSRMPNIKVFSGTSHPDLAQRIVDRLGIDLGKVVTKKFSNLETCVEIGESVRGEDVYIVQSGSGEINDNLMELLIMINACKIASASRVTAVIPCFPYARQDKKDKLAGSEDNAESKKLAKKNYDWKFRSRAPISAKLVANMLSVAGADHIITMDLHASQIQGFFDIPVDNLYAEPAVLKWIKENIPEWKNSIIVSPDAGGAKRVTSIADRLNVEFALIHKERKKANEVASMVLVGDVKDKIAILVDDMADTCGTIVHAADRLVEAGATKVYAILTHGIFSGPAISRINNACFEAVVVTNTIPQDGHMRDCPKIQCIDVSMMFAEAVRRTHNGESVSYLFSNVPY; encoded by the exons ATGCCAGTTCGCTCTGCTAATCCGATACGCGCTAGAAGTTTGATCCGAGACAATTTGGAGAAACAGGCTGGTTGTCTAAATTTAATCCACTCCAGAATGCCGAACATCAAAGTGTTTTCGGGCACCTCGCATCCGGATTTGGCCCAGCGGATCGTCGATCGCCTGGGAATCGATCTCGGCAAGGTGGTTACGAAGAAGTTCAGCAACTTGGAGACCTG TGTGGAAATTGGGGAATCGGTGCGCGGCGAGGATGTGTACATCGTGCAGTCGGGATCCGGCGAGATCAACGATAACTTGATGGAGCTGCTGATCATGATCAATGCGTGCAAAATCGCCTCAGCCTCGCGTGTTACAGCTGTGATTCCTTGCTTTCCATATGCCCGCCAAGACAAAAAAGACAAG TTGGCAGGCAGTGAGGATAATGCGGAAAGCAAGAAACTAGCCAAGAAAAACTACGATTGGAAATTTAGG AGTCGTGCGCCCATCTCGGCCAAATTGGTGGCCAACATGCTGTCCGTTGCTGGAGCGGATCACATCATCACCATGGATCTGCACGCCTCACAGATTCAG GGCTTCTTTGATATACCAGTTGATAATCTCTATGCCGAGCCGGCGGTACTCAAGTGGATCAAGGAGAACATTCCCGAGTGGAAGAACTCGATCATTGTGTCGCCCGATGCTGGCGGTGCCAAGCG TGTCACCTCAATTGCCGATCGCCTGAATGTGGAGTTCGCTCTGATACACAAGGAGCGCAAGAAGGCCAACGAAGTGGCCTCCATGGTACTGGTGGGTGATGTCAAGGACAAGATTGCCATTCTGGTCGACGACATGGCCGACACATGCGGCACCATTGTTCATGCCGCCGATCGCCTGGTGGAGGCGGGAGCCACCAAG GTATATGCCATTCTGACGCATGGCATTTTCTCGGGTCCGGCGATCTCGCGGATCAACAATGCCTGTTTCGAGGCGGTGGTGGTGACCAACACCATACCGCAGGATGGACACATGCGGGACTGTCCCAAAATCCAG tgCATTGATGTCTCGATGATGTTCGCCGAGGCGGTCAGACGGACACACAACGGCGAGAGTGTCTCGTATCTCTTCTCAAATGTTCCATActaa
- the LOC117141025 gene encoding ribose-phosphate pyrophosphokinase 2 isoform X4 — MPDKKCTENEQNDCVMPVRSANPIRARSLIRDNLEKQAGCLNLIHSRMPNIKVFSGTSHPDLAQRIVDRLGIDLGKVVTKKFSNLETCVEIGESVRGEDVYIVQSGSGEINDNLMELLIMINACKIASASRVTAVIPCFPYARQDKKDKSRAPISAKLVANMLSVAGADHIITMDLHASQIQGFFDIPVDNLYAEPAVLKWIKENIPEWKNSIIVSPDAGGAKRVTSIADRLNVEFALIHKERKKANEVASMVLVGDVKDKIAILVDDMADTCGTIVHAADRLVEAGATKVYAILTHGIFSGPAISRINNACFEAVVVTNTIPQDGHMRDCPKIQCIDVSMMFAEAVRRTHNGESVSYLFSNVPY, encoded by the exons ATTGTGTGATGCCAGTTCGCTCTGCTAATCCGATACGCGCTAGAAGTTTGATCCGAGACAATTTGGAGAAACAGGCTGGTTGTCTAAATTTAATCCACTCCAGAATGCCGAACATCAAAGTGTTTTCGGGCACCTCGCATCCGGATTTGGCCCAGCGGATCGTCGATCGCCTGGGAATCGATCTCGGCAAGGTGGTTACGAAGAAGTTCAGCAACTTGGAGACCTG TGTGGAAATTGGGGAATCGGTGCGCGGCGAGGATGTGTACATCGTGCAGTCGGGATCCGGCGAGATCAACGATAACTTGATGGAGCTGCTGATCATGATCAATGCGTGCAAAATCGCCTCAGCCTCGCGTGTTACAGCTGTGATTCCTTGCTTTCCATATGCCCGCCAAGACAAAAAAGACAAG AGTCGTGCGCCCATCTCGGCCAAATTGGTGGCCAACATGCTGTCCGTTGCTGGAGCGGATCACATCATCACCATGGATCTGCACGCCTCACAGATTCAG GGCTTCTTTGATATACCAGTTGATAATCTCTATGCCGAGCCGGCGGTACTCAAGTGGATCAAGGAGAACATTCCCGAGTGGAAGAACTCGATCATTGTGTCGCCCGATGCTGGCGGTGCCAAGCG TGTCACCTCAATTGCCGATCGCCTGAATGTGGAGTTCGCTCTGATACACAAGGAGCGCAAGAAGGCCAACGAAGTGGCCTCCATGGTACTGGTGGGTGATGTCAAGGACAAGATTGCCATTCTGGTCGACGACATGGCCGACACATGCGGCACCATTGTTCATGCCGCCGATCGCCTGGTGGAGGCGGGAGCCACCAAG GTATATGCCATTCTGACGCATGGCATTTTCTCGGGTCCGGCGATCTCGCGGATCAACAATGCCTGTTTCGAGGCGGTGGTGGTGACCAACACCATACCGCAGGATGGACACATGCGGGACTGTCCCAAAATCCAG tgCATTGATGTCTCGATGATGTTCGCCGAGGCGGTCAGACGGACACACAACGGCGAGAGTGTCTCGTATCTCTTCTCAAATGTTCCATActaa
- the LOC117141025 gene encoding ribose-phosphate pyrophosphokinase 2 isoform X5 has translation MELLIMINACKIASASRVTAVIPCFPYARQDKKDKLAGSEDNAESKKLAKKNYDWKFRSRAPISAKLVANMLSVAGADHIITMDLHASQIQGFFDIPVDNLYAEPAVLKWIKENIPEWKNSIIVSPDAGGAKRVTSIADRLNVEFALIHKERKKANEVASMVLVGDVKDKIAILVDDMADTCGTIVHAADRLVEAGATKVYAILTHGIFSGPAISRINNACFEAVVVTNTIPQDGHMRDCPKIQCIDVSMMFAEAVRRTHNGESVSYLFSNVPY, from the exons ATGGAGCTGCTGATCATGATCAATGCGTGCAAAATCGCCTCAGCCTCGCGTGTTACAGCTGTGATTCCTTGCTTTCCATATGCCCGCCAAGACAAAAAAGACAAG TTGGCAGGCAGTGAGGATAATGCGGAAAGCAAGAAACTAGCCAAGAAAAACTACGATTGGAAATTTAGG AGTCGTGCGCCCATCTCGGCCAAATTGGTGGCCAACATGCTGTCCGTTGCTGGAGCGGATCACATCATCACCATGGATCTGCACGCCTCACAGATTCAG GGCTTCTTTGATATACCAGTTGATAATCTCTATGCCGAGCCGGCGGTACTCAAGTGGATCAAGGAGAACATTCCCGAGTGGAAGAACTCGATCATTGTGTCGCCCGATGCTGGCGGTGCCAAGCG TGTCACCTCAATTGCCGATCGCCTGAATGTGGAGTTCGCTCTGATACACAAGGAGCGCAAGAAGGCCAACGAAGTGGCCTCCATGGTACTGGTGGGTGATGTCAAGGACAAGATTGCCATTCTGGTCGACGACATGGCCGACACATGCGGCACCATTGTTCATGCCGCCGATCGCCTGGTGGAGGCGGGAGCCACCAAG GTATATGCCATTCTGACGCATGGCATTTTCTCGGGTCCGGCGATCTCGCGGATCAACAATGCCTGTTTCGAGGCGGTGGTGGTGACCAACACCATACCGCAGGATGGACACATGCGGGACTGTCCCAAAATCCAG tgCATTGATGTCTCGATGATGTTCGCCGAGGCGGTCAGACGGACACACAACGGCGAGAGTGTCTCGTATCTCTTCTCAAATGTTCCATActaa
- the LOC117141025 gene encoding ribose-phosphate pyrophosphokinase 2 isoform X3: protein MPDKKCTENEQNDCVMPVRSANPIRARSLIRDNLEKQAGCLNLIHSRMPNIKVFSGTSHPDLAQRIVDRLGIDLGKVVTKKFSNLETCVEIGESVRGEDVYIVQSGSGEINDNLMELLIMINACKIASASRVTAVIPCFPYARQDKKDKANAQSRAPISAKLVANMLSVAGADHIITMDLHASQIQGFFDIPVDNLYAEPAVLKWIKENIPEWKNSIIVSPDAGGAKRVTSIADRLNVEFALIHKERKKANEVASMVLVGDVKDKIAILVDDMADTCGTIVHAADRLVEAGATKVYAILTHGIFSGPAISRINNACFEAVVVTNTIPQDGHMRDCPKIQCIDVSMMFAEAVRRTHNGESVSYLFSNVPY from the exons ATTGTGTGATGCCAGTTCGCTCTGCTAATCCGATACGCGCTAGAAGTTTGATCCGAGACAATTTGGAGAAACAGGCTGGTTGTCTAAATTTAATCCACTCCAGAATGCCGAACATCAAAGTGTTTTCGGGCACCTCGCATCCGGATTTGGCCCAGCGGATCGTCGATCGCCTGGGAATCGATCTCGGCAAGGTGGTTACGAAGAAGTTCAGCAACTTGGAGACCTG TGTGGAAATTGGGGAATCGGTGCGCGGCGAGGATGTGTACATCGTGCAGTCGGGATCCGGCGAGATCAACGATAACTTGATGGAGCTGCTGATCATGATCAATGCGTGCAAAATCGCCTCAGCCTCGCGTGTTACAGCTGTGATTCCTTGCTTTCCATATGCCCGCCAAGACAAAAAAGACAAG GCCAATGCACAGAGTCGTGCGCCCATCTCGGCCAAATTGGTGGCCAACATGCTGTCCGTTGCTGGAGCGGATCACATCATCACCATGGATCTGCACGCCTCACAGATTCAG GGCTTCTTTGATATACCAGTTGATAATCTCTATGCCGAGCCGGCGGTACTCAAGTGGATCAAGGAGAACATTCCCGAGTGGAAGAACTCGATCATTGTGTCGCCCGATGCTGGCGGTGCCAAGCG TGTCACCTCAATTGCCGATCGCCTGAATGTGGAGTTCGCTCTGATACACAAGGAGCGCAAGAAGGCCAACGAAGTGGCCTCCATGGTACTGGTGGGTGATGTCAAGGACAAGATTGCCATTCTGGTCGACGACATGGCCGACACATGCGGCACCATTGTTCATGCCGCCGATCGCCTGGTGGAGGCGGGAGCCACCAAG GTATATGCCATTCTGACGCATGGCATTTTCTCGGGTCCGGCGATCTCGCGGATCAACAATGCCTGTTTCGAGGCGGTGGTGGTGACCAACACCATACCGCAGGATGGACACATGCGGGACTGTCCCAAAATCCAG tgCATTGATGTCTCGATGATGTTCGCCGAGGCGGTCAGACGGACACACAACGGCGAGAGTGTCTCGTATCTCTTCTCAAATGTTCCATActaa
- the LOC117141029 gene encoding sperm flagellar protein 1 — protein MENEQENELNQWLKEQRIILDLKARRAFSDVLPVAKIVKRSHPRLVDLHNYTPKSSVVLKLQSWQTFNQKVLKKLGINLQRSELEQLASGAPGAIESLFHELIAVTKCGSPRPRPRLSVSPTSSQNSGLIKKLANKKSVERTLNRSLTQVIERPPSVDTPPQVLTMDVNVMVNGQMKKVSKKLVAYEHYAKTVRESAEKTRYINSIVQKTNHLQKTIDAKNERIDVLLQQMAKLSVSILSMPHTPNETDDDTELQSRCDNAAEPCYEFDNY, from the coding sequence ATGGAGAACGAGCAGGAGAATGAACTGAACCAGTGGCTGAAGGAGCAGCGCATTATCCTGGATCTGAAAGCTCGTCGTGCATTCTCCGATGTCTTGCCGGTGGCCAAGATTGTCAAGCGCAGTCATCCTCGTCTGGTGGATCTGCACAACTATACGCCCAAGAGCAGCGTGGTGCTGAAACTCCAGAGCTGGCAGACCTTCAATCAGAAGGTGCTGAAGAAGTTGGGCATCAATTTGCAACGTTcggagctggagcagctggCGTCCGGGGCACCAGGAGCTATAGAATCACTGTTCCACGAACTGATCGCGGTGACCAAGTGCGGTAGCCCCAGACCAAGACCCCGGCTGAGTGTATCGCCAACGAGCTCCCAGAATAGCGGGTTGATCAAAAAGTTGGCTAACAAGAAATCTGTGGAACGCACTCTCAACCGATCCCTCACCCAAGTGATCGAGCGCCCCCCCTCGGTAGATACGCCACCCCAGGTGCTGACCATGGACGTGAATGTCATGGTCAATGGACAGATGAAAAAGGTATCTAAGAAACTAGTCGCGTACGAACACTATGCCAAGACTGTTAGGGAGAGTGCCGAGAAGACGCGTTACATCAACTCCATTGTCCAGAAGACCAACCACCTGCAGAAGACAATTGACGCCAAGAATGAGCGAATTGATGTGCTACTCCAGCAAATGGCCAAACTGTCCGTGAGCATTCTTTCCATGCCACATACGCCCAACGAGACCGATGATGACACAGAGCTCCAATCCCGTTGTGACAACGCCGCCGAACCCTGCTATGAATTTGACAACTATTAG